The Doryrhamphus excisus isolate RoL2022-K1 chromosome 18, RoL_Dexc_1.0, whole genome shotgun sequence genome contains a region encoding:
- the LOC131105968 gene encoding transcription factor HES-5-like, translated as MAPTISTNSQQHVTLTHKLRKPLVEKLRRERINSSIEQLRSLLAPEFLTQQPDSKLEKADILEMTVCFLKRLKSLDGLVVHQGYSSCAREVDDFMSEERARMNFQQLQSSCEEKLGEEALSPLSSAVHSSITKEESSAPWRPW; from the exons ATGGCACCTACAATCTCTACAAACTCTCAGCAGCAtgtgacactcacacacaag ctCAGAAAGCCTCTGGTGGAGAAGTTACGCCGAGAGAGAATCAACAGCAGCATCGAGCAGCTCAGGTCTCTCCTGGCTCCAGAGTTCCTCACGCAGCAGCCGGACTCCAAGCTGGAGAAAGCAGACATCTTGGAAATGACCGTCTGCTTCCTGAAACGACTCAAGTCTTTGGACGGCTTGGTTGTCCATCAGGGTTACTCCAGTTGCGCTCGTGAGGTGGACGACTTTATGTCGGAGGAGCGTGCGAGGATGAACTTCCAGCAGCTTCAGTCTTCCTGTGAGGAGAAGCTGGGAGAGGAGGCCCTCTCTCCTCTGAGCTCTGCAGTTCACAGCAGCATCACTAAGGAGGAGAGCAGCGCCCCCTGGAGGCCCTGGTAG
- the LOC131105964 gene encoding tribbles homolog 2-like: MSEGVARQRLKRLLDEPQDALPKFKRICVAPPPPETSPSLHLKARSPSPKPSQSQSKVRVGSYFLFERYEGEETYRAVHADTQQEFTCQILPLHGYQEKLAAYARLGRHDNICSLQDTVIGPDSVHVFLPPHHGDMHAHLRSSKRLGEEEAELLFAQMLNAVAHCHRRGVVLRDVKLRRFVFTDRFRTRVALLGLNDCVVLQRDDDSLTDRHGCPAYVGPELLDSNKASYSGRAADIWSLGVSLYTMLIGRYPFQDTRPAALFAKIRRGSFSLPGWLSPQAKCLIGCMLRKSPAERLEASELLAHPWLSSQCTWFRVDQRGSSRALQRKQEDDDQVVPTFTKEH, translated from the exons ATGAGTGAGGGTGTGGCTCGGCAGCGCCTGAAGAGATTACTGGATGAGCCGCAGGACGCCTTACCTAAATTTAAAAGAATATGtgtggccccgccccctcccgaGACGAGCCCGTCACTCCACCTGAAAGCCAGAAGCCCTTCCCCCAAGCCCAGCCAGAGCCAATCCAAGGTCCGTGTTGggtcttacttcctgtttgagcgCTATGAAGGGGAGGAGACGTACAGAGCGGTGCATGCAGACACGCAGCAGGAGTTCACCTGCCAG ATCCTGCCTCTGCACGGCTACCAGGAGAAGCTCGCCGCCTACGCCCGGCTGGGTCGCCACGACAACATCTGCAGCCTGCAGGACACGGTGATCGGGCCGGACAGCGTGCACGTGTTCCTGCCACCTCACCACGGTGACATGCACGCTCATTTGCGTAGCAGTAAGCGCTTGggtgaggaggaggcggagcttctGTTTGCACAGATGCTGAATGCTGTGGCGCACTGCCATCGCCGCGGCGTGGTCTTACGGGACGTGAAGCTCCGTCGCTTTGTCTTTACCGACAGATTCAG AACCCGTGTCGCCCTCCTCGGCCTCAACGACTGTGTCGTCCTTCAGCGTGACGACGACTCCCTCACGGACAGACACGGCTGCCCCGCCTATGTTGGCCCGGAGCTGCTGGACAGCAACAAGGCGTCTTATTCAGGCCGGGCGGCAGACATTTGGAGCCTGGGCGTGTCCCTGTACACGATGCTCATCGGACGATACCCGTTCCAGGACACGCGCCCCGCCGCCCTGTTCGCCAAGATCCGCCGTGGATCCTTCAGTCTACCCGGTTGGCTATCGCCACAAGCTAAATGTCTAATCGGCTGCATGCTCAGGAAGTCACCTGCAGAGCGTTTGGAAGCCTCTGAGCTGTTGGCGCATCCTTGGTTGAGCAGCCAGTGCACTTGGTTCCGTGTGGATCAGCGTGGTTCCAGCAGAGCGTTGCAGAGGAAACAAGAAGATGACGACCAGGTAGTGCCGACGTTCACcaaagaacactaa
- the atrip gene encoding ATR-interacting protein isoform X2: MTCPPSKRLRGLNQDAFDDDDFTQDDLDEIDTIASQAINSTAASCFGSKAGEQPHGSGFRSSTWPNKAGAKGGHLGDPPGNRQQQFGPEGEDSYSRLEAQHVELKKKLKEVEEEIVLKNGEIRVLRDSLRGAQQEKESQRQNLVLLETQKQREQSDREKELNKKVQSLRSELQFKESEIMEMKNKLLSADRNKMASPLQRNSPKVLNGQHHRSGSSTSSPTGNGFITKEMFAAQVPTPVKTSGKTRTDTDRPASCGRSVDKREVAHPDPFQAVRAAYQQHRGGVLLGLLLQNPLSPSSLCLSHLLSMSPTDVCSLARRDVAEAPWDLRGRPSSSLHHNTSAASINGSRSGAPRAALSPVQSLAITGLNMLSQSRAGASVSSRQRRCPGAVLLLPLLDLHLSGLCQALDAPGVTSGTSEALRENRTPGVVPGRPDEAGYSLEDAGLLALRLLYLLLAHSDEVVQAVLSTQCESSTENKADSSAESEGPHSHNALLQSVLRLCRPGIGANISGGSNPQWEELVISALKTVRVLTERTPNTHADRLQCVLQVMCASVSADAKPPALMACVSVLVSLCDHASLTRQLCSQHEPCVILKLLQYVRNRPAKQTRHADLILLDLQVVRFLTRLTQSAEDWMNRQCSSSCQCYTELVQTVVIVLHRQWMDLQGLPELTDMSPDHRPRLDFRSPAWSLLRECMQLLHWLLHHHSGFSASCRPLLHMYDQVIPALRDTLRKIPELSESEELALEEICRPEGDDVDDMDTDFGS, from the exons ATGACCTGCCCTCCAAGCAAGCGCCTCAGAGGTCTCAACCAGGACGCCTTCGATGATGACGACTTCACTCAGGATGACCTGGATGAGATTGACACCATCGCCTCGCAGGCCATCAACTCAACAGCTGCATCATGTTTCGGGTCCAAAGCGGGGGAGCAGCCCCATGGGTCAGGATTCCGCTCATCCACCTGGCCGAACAAGGCCGGCGCCAAAGGAGGACATTTGGGGGACCCTCCAG GAAACAGGCAACAGCAGTTTGGACCAGAGGGAGAGGACTCTTACAGCCGTCTGGAGGCTCAGCATGTAGAACTCAAGAAAAAG CtgaaggaggtggaggaggagataGTGTTGAAAAACGGGGAGATCCGGGTCCTGAGAGACTCCCTCAGAGGAGCCCAGCAGGAAAAGGAGTCCCAGAGACAGAACCTTGTTCTGCTGGAGACGCAGAAGCAGAGAGAGCAGAGCGACAGGGAGAAGGAACTCAACAAGAAG GTTCAGTCTCTGCGTTCGGAGCTGCAGTTCAAAGAATCTGAGATCATGGAGATGAAGAACAAACTGCTGAGCGCAGACAGAAACAAAATGGCTTCTCCACTGCAGAGAAACAG CCCCAAAGTGCTCAATGGCCAGCATCACAGGAGTGGAAGCAGCACCTCCTCTCCAACAGGAAATGGTTTCATCACCAAGGAGATGTTCGCAGCACAGGTACCAACCCCCGTGAAGACATCGGGAAAGACACGCACTGACA CAGACAGACCGGCATCCTGTGGTAGATCGGTTGACAAACGGGAAGTAGCCCACCCCGACCCATTCCAGGCTGTCAGAGCCGCATACCAGCAGCATAGAG GTGGTgtccttttgggcttgttgcTGCAGAATCCTTTATCTCCCAGCAGCCTCTGCCTGTCTCACCTGCTGTCTATGAGCCCGACTGATGTTTGCTCCTTGGCTCGGCGAGACGTCGCTGAAGCTCCATGGGACTTGAG GGGACGCCCATCCAGCTCTTTGCACCACAACACCAGTGCAGCCAGCATCAATGGGAGTAGAAGCGGAGCTCCCAGAGCTGCCCTCAGTCCGGTCCAGAGTCTGGCCATAACAGGACTTAACATGCTGAGTCAAAGTCGAGCTGGAGCCTCAGTCAGCAGCAGGCAGCGCAG GTGTCCCGGAGCCGTGCTTCTCCTCCCCCTGCTGGACCTGCACTTATCTGGCCTCTGTCAGGCTCTGGATGCTCCAGGAGTTACCTCTGGTACCTCAGAGGCTCTACGGGAAAACCGTACCCCTGGTGTGGTACCGGGGAGGCCGGATGAGGCAGGCTACAGCCTGGAAGACGCCGGGCTGCTGGCGCTTAGGCTCTTGTACCTGCTGCTGGCCCACAGCgacgag GTCGTCCAAGCGGTTCTGTCAACACAGTGTGAGAGTAGCACGGAAAACAAG GCTGACTCATCAGCAGAAAGTGAGGGTCCACACTCCCACAATGCTTTGCTGCAGTCAGTGTTGCGCCTTTGCCGTCCTGGAATCGGAGCCAATATCAGTGGCGGCAGCAACCCACAGTGGGAGGAGCTCGTCATCAGCGCCCTCAAGACCGTACGCGTCCTGACCGAGAGAACTCCGAACACACACGCCGACCG GCTGCAATGTGTCTTGCAGGTGATGTGTGCGTCCGTGTCAGCTGACGCCAAGCCACCCGCCCTCATGGCGTGTGTTTCAGTCCTGGTGTCCCTGTGTGACCACGCCTCCCTGACTCGCCAGCTCTGCTCTCAGCACG AGCCCTGCGTGATCCTGAAGCTGCTACAATATGTCCGAAACAGACCAGCCAAGCAGACACGGCATGCAGACCTCATTCTGCTGGACCTGCAG GTGGTTCGATTCTTGACGCGACTCACACAATCAGCAGAGGACTGGATGAACAGGCAGTGCAGCAGCAGCTGTCAGTGCTACACTGAG CTGGTTCAGACCGTTGTGATCGTCTTACATCGTCAGTGGATGGATCTCCAGGGCTTGCCGGAGCTGACGGACATGTCGCCAG ACCACAGACCACGCCTTGATTTCCGTTCGCCGGCGTGGTCTCTGCTTAGGGAATGCATGCAGCTGCTGCACTGGCTGCTCCACCATCACAGCGGCTTCTCGGCCAGCTGCCGGCCCCTCTTGCACATGTACGACCAGGTGATCCCGGCTCTACGGGACACACTGAGGAAGATCCCCGAGCTGAGCGAGAGTGAAG AGTTGGCGTTGGAGGAAATCTGCCGCCCAGAAGGTGATGACGTAGATGACATGGATACGGATTTTGGCTCCTGA
- the atrip gene encoding ATR-interacting protein isoform X1, whose amino-acid sequence MTCPPSKRLRGLNQDAFDDDDFTQDDLDEIDTIASQAINSTAASCFGSKAGEQPHGSGFRSSTWPNKAGAKGGHLGDPPGNRQQQFGPEGEDSYSRLEAQHVELKKKLKEVEEEIVLKNGEIRVLRDSLRGAQQEKESQRQNLVLLETQKQREQSDREKELNKKVQSLRSELQFKESEIMEMKNKLLSADRNKMASPLQRNSPKVLNGQHHRSGSSTSSPTGNGFITKEMFAAQVPTPVKTSGKTRTDSEFHDLRDRPASCGRSVDKREVAHPDPFQAVRAAYQQHRGGVLLGLLLQNPLSPSSLCLSHLLSMSPTDVCSLARRDVAEAPWDLRGRPSSSLHHNTSAASINGSRSGAPRAALSPVQSLAITGLNMLSQSRAGASVSSRQRRCPGAVLLLPLLDLHLSGLCQALDAPGVTSGTSEALRENRTPGVVPGRPDEAGYSLEDAGLLALRLLYLLLAHSDEVVQAVLSTQCESSTENKADSSAESEGPHSHNALLQSVLRLCRPGIGANISGGSNPQWEELVISALKTVRVLTERTPNTHADRLQCVLQVMCASVSADAKPPALMACVSVLVSLCDHASLTRQLCSQHEPCVILKLLQYVRNRPAKQTRHADLILLDLQVVRFLTRLTQSAEDWMNRQCSSSCQCYTELVQTVVIVLHRQWMDLQGLPELTDMSPDHRPRLDFRSPAWSLLRECMQLLHWLLHHHSGFSASCRPLLHMYDQVIPALRDTLRKIPELSESEELALEEICRPEGDDVDDMDTDFGS is encoded by the exons ATGACCTGCCCTCCAAGCAAGCGCCTCAGAGGTCTCAACCAGGACGCCTTCGATGATGACGACTTCACTCAGGATGACCTGGATGAGATTGACACCATCGCCTCGCAGGCCATCAACTCAACAGCTGCATCATGTTTCGGGTCCAAAGCGGGGGAGCAGCCCCATGGGTCAGGATTCCGCTCATCCACCTGGCCGAACAAGGCCGGCGCCAAAGGAGGACATTTGGGGGACCCTCCAG GAAACAGGCAACAGCAGTTTGGACCAGAGGGAGAGGACTCTTACAGCCGTCTGGAGGCTCAGCATGTAGAACTCAAGAAAAAG CtgaaggaggtggaggaggagataGTGTTGAAAAACGGGGAGATCCGGGTCCTGAGAGACTCCCTCAGAGGAGCCCAGCAGGAAAAGGAGTCCCAGAGACAGAACCTTGTTCTGCTGGAGACGCAGAAGCAGAGAGAGCAGAGCGACAGGGAGAAGGAACTCAACAAGAAG GTTCAGTCTCTGCGTTCGGAGCTGCAGTTCAAAGAATCTGAGATCATGGAGATGAAGAACAAACTGCTGAGCGCAGACAGAAACAAAATGGCTTCTCCACTGCAGAGAAACAG CCCCAAAGTGCTCAATGGCCAGCATCACAGGAGTGGAAGCAGCACCTCCTCTCCAACAGGAAATGGTTTCATCACCAAGGAGATGTTCGCAGCACAGGTACCAACCCCCGTGAAGACATCGGGAAAGACACGCACTGACAGTGAGTTCCATGACTTACGAG ACAGACCGGCATCCTGTGGTAGATCGGTTGACAAACGGGAAGTAGCCCACCCCGACCCATTCCAGGCTGTCAGAGCCGCATACCAGCAGCATAGAG GTGGTgtccttttgggcttgttgcTGCAGAATCCTTTATCTCCCAGCAGCCTCTGCCTGTCTCACCTGCTGTCTATGAGCCCGACTGATGTTTGCTCCTTGGCTCGGCGAGACGTCGCTGAAGCTCCATGGGACTTGAG GGGACGCCCATCCAGCTCTTTGCACCACAACACCAGTGCAGCCAGCATCAATGGGAGTAGAAGCGGAGCTCCCAGAGCTGCCCTCAGTCCGGTCCAGAGTCTGGCCATAACAGGACTTAACATGCTGAGTCAAAGTCGAGCTGGAGCCTCAGTCAGCAGCAGGCAGCGCAG GTGTCCCGGAGCCGTGCTTCTCCTCCCCCTGCTGGACCTGCACTTATCTGGCCTCTGTCAGGCTCTGGATGCTCCAGGAGTTACCTCTGGTACCTCAGAGGCTCTACGGGAAAACCGTACCCCTGGTGTGGTACCGGGGAGGCCGGATGAGGCAGGCTACAGCCTGGAAGACGCCGGGCTGCTGGCGCTTAGGCTCTTGTACCTGCTGCTGGCCCACAGCgacgag GTCGTCCAAGCGGTTCTGTCAACACAGTGTGAGAGTAGCACGGAAAACAAG GCTGACTCATCAGCAGAAAGTGAGGGTCCACACTCCCACAATGCTTTGCTGCAGTCAGTGTTGCGCCTTTGCCGTCCTGGAATCGGAGCCAATATCAGTGGCGGCAGCAACCCACAGTGGGAGGAGCTCGTCATCAGCGCCCTCAAGACCGTACGCGTCCTGACCGAGAGAACTCCGAACACACACGCCGACCG GCTGCAATGTGTCTTGCAGGTGATGTGTGCGTCCGTGTCAGCTGACGCCAAGCCACCCGCCCTCATGGCGTGTGTTTCAGTCCTGGTGTCCCTGTGTGACCACGCCTCCCTGACTCGCCAGCTCTGCTCTCAGCACG AGCCCTGCGTGATCCTGAAGCTGCTACAATATGTCCGAAACAGACCAGCCAAGCAGACACGGCATGCAGACCTCATTCTGCTGGACCTGCAG GTGGTTCGATTCTTGACGCGACTCACACAATCAGCAGAGGACTGGATGAACAGGCAGTGCAGCAGCAGCTGTCAGTGCTACACTGAG CTGGTTCAGACCGTTGTGATCGTCTTACATCGTCAGTGGATGGATCTCCAGGGCTTGCCGGAGCTGACGGACATGTCGCCAG ACCACAGACCACGCCTTGATTTCCGTTCGCCGGCGTGGTCTCTGCTTAGGGAATGCATGCAGCTGCTGCACTGGCTGCTCCACCATCACAGCGGCTTCTCGGCCAGCTGCCGGCCCCTCTTGCACATGTACGACCAGGTGATCCCGGCTCTACGGGACACACTGAGGAAGATCCCCGAGCTGAGCGAGAGTGAAG AGTTGGCGTTGGAGGAAATCTGCCGCCCAGAAGGTGATGACGTAGATGACATGGATACGGATTTTGGCTCCTGA
- the atrip gene encoding ATR-interacting protein isoform X3, translating to MTCPPSKRLRGLNQDAFDDDDFTQDDLDEIDTIASQAINSTAASCFGSKAGEQPHGSGFRSSTWPNKAGAKGGHLGDPPGNRQQQFGPEGEDSYSRLEAQHVELKKKLKEVEEEIVLKNGEIRVLRDSLRGAQQEKESQRQNLVLLETQKQREQSDREKELNKKVQSLRSELQFKESEIMEMKNKLLSADRNKMASPLQRNSPKVLNGQHHRSGSSTSSPTGNGFITKEMFAAQVPTPVKTSGKTRTDNRPASCGRSVDKREVAHPDPFQAVRAAYQQHRGGVLLGLLLQNPLSPSSLCLSHLLSMSPTDVCSLARRDVAEAPWDLRGRPSSSLHHNTSAASINGSRSGAPRAALSPVQSLAITGLNMLSQSRAGASVSSRQRRCPGAVLLLPLLDLHLSGLCQALDAPGVTSGTSEALRENRTPGVVPGRPDEAGYSLEDAGLLALRLLYLLLAHSDEVVQAVLSTQCESSTENKADSSAESEGPHSHNALLQSVLRLCRPGIGANISGGSNPQWEELVISALKTVRVLTERTPNTHADRLQCVLQVMCASVSADAKPPALMACVSVLVSLCDHASLTRQLCSQHEPCVILKLLQYVRNRPAKQTRHADLILLDLQVVRFLTRLTQSAEDWMNRQCSSSCQCYTELVQTVVIVLHRQWMDLQGLPELTDMSPDHRPRLDFRSPAWSLLRECMQLLHWLLHHHSGFSASCRPLLHMYDQVIPALRDTLRKIPELSESEELALEEICRPEGDDVDDMDTDFGS from the exons ATGACCTGCCCTCCAAGCAAGCGCCTCAGAGGTCTCAACCAGGACGCCTTCGATGATGACGACTTCACTCAGGATGACCTGGATGAGATTGACACCATCGCCTCGCAGGCCATCAACTCAACAGCTGCATCATGTTTCGGGTCCAAAGCGGGGGAGCAGCCCCATGGGTCAGGATTCCGCTCATCCACCTGGCCGAACAAGGCCGGCGCCAAAGGAGGACATTTGGGGGACCCTCCAG GAAACAGGCAACAGCAGTTTGGACCAGAGGGAGAGGACTCTTACAGCCGTCTGGAGGCTCAGCATGTAGAACTCAAGAAAAAG CtgaaggaggtggaggaggagataGTGTTGAAAAACGGGGAGATCCGGGTCCTGAGAGACTCCCTCAGAGGAGCCCAGCAGGAAAAGGAGTCCCAGAGACAGAACCTTGTTCTGCTGGAGACGCAGAAGCAGAGAGAGCAGAGCGACAGGGAGAAGGAACTCAACAAGAAG GTTCAGTCTCTGCGTTCGGAGCTGCAGTTCAAAGAATCTGAGATCATGGAGATGAAGAACAAACTGCTGAGCGCAGACAGAAACAAAATGGCTTCTCCACTGCAGAGAAACAG CCCCAAAGTGCTCAATGGCCAGCATCACAGGAGTGGAAGCAGCACCTCCTCTCCAACAGGAAATGGTTTCATCACCAAGGAGATGTTCGCAGCACAGGTACCAACCCCCGTGAAGACATCGGGAAAGACACGCACTGACA ACAGACCGGCATCCTGTGGTAGATCGGTTGACAAACGGGAAGTAGCCCACCCCGACCCATTCCAGGCTGTCAGAGCCGCATACCAGCAGCATAGAG GTGGTgtccttttgggcttgttgcTGCAGAATCCTTTATCTCCCAGCAGCCTCTGCCTGTCTCACCTGCTGTCTATGAGCCCGACTGATGTTTGCTCCTTGGCTCGGCGAGACGTCGCTGAAGCTCCATGGGACTTGAG GGGACGCCCATCCAGCTCTTTGCACCACAACACCAGTGCAGCCAGCATCAATGGGAGTAGAAGCGGAGCTCCCAGAGCTGCCCTCAGTCCGGTCCAGAGTCTGGCCATAACAGGACTTAACATGCTGAGTCAAAGTCGAGCTGGAGCCTCAGTCAGCAGCAGGCAGCGCAG GTGTCCCGGAGCCGTGCTTCTCCTCCCCCTGCTGGACCTGCACTTATCTGGCCTCTGTCAGGCTCTGGATGCTCCAGGAGTTACCTCTGGTACCTCAGAGGCTCTACGGGAAAACCGTACCCCTGGTGTGGTACCGGGGAGGCCGGATGAGGCAGGCTACAGCCTGGAAGACGCCGGGCTGCTGGCGCTTAGGCTCTTGTACCTGCTGCTGGCCCACAGCgacgag GTCGTCCAAGCGGTTCTGTCAACACAGTGTGAGAGTAGCACGGAAAACAAG GCTGACTCATCAGCAGAAAGTGAGGGTCCACACTCCCACAATGCTTTGCTGCAGTCAGTGTTGCGCCTTTGCCGTCCTGGAATCGGAGCCAATATCAGTGGCGGCAGCAACCCACAGTGGGAGGAGCTCGTCATCAGCGCCCTCAAGACCGTACGCGTCCTGACCGAGAGAACTCCGAACACACACGCCGACCG GCTGCAATGTGTCTTGCAGGTGATGTGTGCGTCCGTGTCAGCTGACGCCAAGCCACCCGCCCTCATGGCGTGTGTTTCAGTCCTGGTGTCCCTGTGTGACCACGCCTCCCTGACTCGCCAGCTCTGCTCTCAGCACG AGCCCTGCGTGATCCTGAAGCTGCTACAATATGTCCGAAACAGACCAGCCAAGCAGACACGGCATGCAGACCTCATTCTGCTGGACCTGCAG GTGGTTCGATTCTTGACGCGACTCACACAATCAGCAGAGGACTGGATGAACAGGCAGTGCAGCAGCAGCTGTCAGTGCTACACTGAG CTGGTTCAGACCGTTGTGATCGTCTTACATCGTCAGTGGATGGATCTCCAGGGCTTGCCGGAGCTGACGGACATGTCGCCAG ACCACAGACCACGCCTTGATTTCCGTTCGCCGGCGTGGTCTCTGCTTAGGGAATGCATGCAGCTGCTGCACTGGCTGCTCCACCATCACAGCGGCTTCTCGGCCAGCTGCCGGCCCCTCTTGCACATGTACGACCAGGTGATCCCGGCTCTACGGGACACACTGAGGAAGATCCCCGAGCTGAGCGAGAGTGAAG AGTTGGCGTTGGAGGAAATCTGCCGCCCAGAAGGTGATGACGTAGATGACATGGATACGGATTTTGGCTCCTGA